A genomic stretch from Candidatus Methylomirabilota bacterium includes:
- a CDS encoding Fic family protein, with protein MGDRFSHLITDFHGRAVPERVRPAGYAALSDHYTLKLPLPPRLTAIAERHQPTSTNEWQLLSPRHAPDDTLLGHLEFALKWEGIDLGVLAALFRVVEDREIVKMIRSAPTGAYTRRLWYLYEWLTGRQLNVPDPGKVRAVPIVDPKKQFALLEGTPSPRHKVIDNLPGTRAFCPMVRRTPLLEQFVEKKLDQRASEIVGRTHADVIRRAAAFLLLKDSESSFQIEGEQPSTQRMARWGKAIGEAGSRPLSIAELERLQRIVIGDSRLVHLGLRQEGGFVGIHDRRTQEPIPDHISARPEDLKSLIEGIVAYDRRSVPGRIDALVAAASIAFGFVYVHPFEDGNGRLHRWLIHHELANAGYNPPGVVFPVSAAILRETEHYRKVLESYSRPLLDFIDWEATATGNVRVENDTADYYRYFDATAHAEFLYKCVEQTIVYDLPEEIGYLEAYDRFSQGVQDILDMPNQKIDLIHHFLRQGQGHLSTRARTKEFAALTNAEIKQIEGLYAQCFGKKQNESWIASG; from the coding sequence ATGGGTGATCGTTTTTCGCATCTCATAACCGATTTTCACGGACGGGCCGTTCCGGAACGAGTCCGGCCGGCCGGCTACGCTGCTCTGAGCGATCATTACACCTTGAAGTTGCCTCTGCCCCCTCGGCTCACTGCAATCGCCGAACGCCACCAACCGACTTCGACGAACGAGTGGCAGCTTCTCAGTCCGAGACATGCGCCGGACGATACACTCCTCGGACACCTTGAATTTGCCCTCAAATGGGAGGGCATTGATCTAGGTGTGCTGGCAGCGCTGTTTAGAGTGGTCGAAGATCGGGAAATTGTGAAGATGATTCGGTCCGCACCGACCGGTGCTTATACCCGACGGCTTTGGTATCTGTACGAATGGCTGACTGGCCGGCAGCTGAACGTTCCGGACCCGGGGAAGGTTCGAGCCGTACCAATCGTAGATCCCAAAAAGCAATTTGCGCTGCTAGAGGGTACTCCTTCCCCGAGGCATAAAGTCATAGACAACCTGCCAGGCACTCGTGCCTTTTGCCCAATGGTGCGGCGAACTCCCTTGCTTGAGCAATTTGTTGAGAAAAAACTCGATCAACGGGCGAGCGAAATCGTTGGCCGCACACATGCTGATGTAATAAGGCGTGCGGCTGCTTTCCTTCTGCTCAAAGACAGTGAGTCCTCCTTCCAGATTGAAGGAGAACAACCGTCAACTCAACGGATGGCGCGCTGGGGAAAAGCGATCGGTGAAGCCGGATCCCGCCCTCTCAGCATAGCTGAACTGGAACGTCTGCAAAGGATCGTCATCGGCGACTCCCGGTTGGTGCATCTTGGGTTGCGACAGGAGGGTGGCTTCGTCGGAATACATGATCGGAGAACCCAAGAACCAATCCCCGACCACATCAGCGCGCGGCCCGAAGACCTCAAAAGCCTTATCGAGGGCATCGTCGCGTATGATCGTCGCTCCGTGCCAGGCCGAATCGATGCCCTAGTTGCGGCGGCCTCGATCGCATTTGGGTTCGTGTACGTCCATCCATTTGAAGATGGTAACGGGCGGCTACATCGCTGGCTCATTCACCATGAACTGGCGAACGCGGGCTATAACCCACCTGGCGTGGTTTTCCCGGTCAGCGCGGCGATTCTCCGTGAGACTGAGCACTATCGCAAAGTCTTGGAATCCTACTCGCGCCCGTTACTTGACTTTATAGACTGGGAAGCAACAGCGACCGGCAACGTCCGAGTGGAAAACGATACCGCGGATTACTATCGCTATTTCGACGCGACTGCTCATGCGGAATTTCTCTACAAGTGCGTCGAGCAAACGATTGTGTACGATCTACCTGAAGAAATAGGCTATCTAGAAGCGTATGACCGATTTTCTCAAGGCGTCCAGGACATTCTCGACATGCCGAATCAGAAGATCGACTTGATCCATCATTTCCTGCGGCAGGGTCAGGGTCACCTTTCGACGCGGGCTCGAACGAAGGAATTCGCAGCACTGACCAACGCGGAGATCAAGCAGATCGAGGGTCTCTACGCGCAATGCTTTGGTAAAAAGCAGAATGAGAGTTGGATAGCGTCAGGATAG
- a CDS encoding CDGSH iron-sulfur domain-containing protein, whose product MPDPYNFEIEGKDPIWICGCGLSNNKPYCDSSHKKVRDEDPNALYMYDDEQNRVKVPD is encoded by the coding sequence ATGCCCGATCCCTACAACTTTGAAATCGAGGGGAAAGATCCGATATGGATCTGCGGCTGCGGCCTGTCCAACAACAAGCCCTACTGCGACAGCTCCCACAAGAAGGTGCGGGACGAAGACCCCAATGCCCTCTATATGTACGATGATGAGCAGAATCGGGTAAAGGTCCCCGACTGA
- a CDS encoding CDGSH iron-sulfur domain-containing protein, whose translation MLVNITAKKNGPYRVEVADGTIKLLDAEGKEFDLKGKTAFSLCRCGHSQNKPLCDGSHSRVGFQADDSAPRVSG comes from the coding sequence ATGCTAGTGAACATAACGGCAAAAAAGAATGGTCCCTATCGCGTGGAAGTGGCCGATGGTACGATAAAGCTGTTGGACGCGGAAGGGAAGGAGTTCGATCTCAAAGGCAAGACAGCATTCTCGCTGTGCCGCTGCGGGCACTCCCAGAATAAGCCCTTGTGCGATGGAAGCCATTCGCGTGTCGGCTTCCAGGCTGATGACTCGGCCCCCCGGGTCAGCGGTTAG
- a CDS encoding fumarylacetoacetate hydrolase family protein — protein MRLATVLWDGEPIVAVCIGNSILNLATSAAALKRPRKEQPPSDMLDLINRGSPALRVVQDLCREGARRLAKGTWEAKARDPIVRPVDRIRFLAPIPRPRKNIICLGRNYAEHAREQQAEVPSAPVFFTKPPSCVIGPEAPVTRHSVTAQLDYEVELAVVIGRKGSNISRAKAYDYVFGYTILNDITARDLQRRHMQWFKGKSLDSFCPMGPWIVHTSALRDPHDLRIGLRVNGDVRQAASTGHMVFRIPELLEVLSAGMTLEPGDILATGTPSGVGQGFNPPRWLQVGDVVEAEIEEIGLLRNRIIAPARRVGRPRRR, from the coding sequence ATGCGGCTGGCCACAGTTCTCTGGGACGGAGAGCCCATCGTAGCGGTCTGTATTGGGAACAGCATCCTGAACCTCGCGACGAGCGCAGCGGCCCTGAAACGGCCGCGCAAGGAACAGCCGCCGTCGGACATGCTGGACTTGATCAATCGAGGTTCTCCGGCACTTAGGGTCGTTCAGGATCTTTGCCGAGAGGGGGCCCGCCGTCTCGCGAAGGGGACATGGGAGGCCAAGGCGAGGGATCCGATCGTTCGGCCGGTCGATCGGATCCGTTTTCTAGCCCCGATTCCCCGACCGAGGAAGAACATCATCTGCCTGGGCCGGAACTATGCGGAGCACGCCAGGGAGCAGCAGGCCGAGGTCCCTTCGGCCCCGGTTTTCTTTACCAAGCCCCCCTCGTGTGTCATCGGCCCCGAGGCCCCCGTGACTCGCCATTCGGTCACGGCGCAGCTTGACTACGAAGTCGAATTGGCGGTGGTCATCGGAAGGAAGGGATCAAATATCTCGCGGGCAAAGGCGTACGATTACGTCTTCGGCTATACCATCTTGAATGATATCACCGCACGGGACCTCCAAAGGAGGCACATGCAGTGGTTCAAGGGAAAGAGCCTAGACAGCTTTTGCCCGATGGGACCGTGGATCGTTCACACATCGGCCCTTCGCGATCCTCACGATCTCCGTATTGGCCTTCGAGTCAATGGTGATGTGCGACAGGCGGCGAGTACAGGGCACATGGTTTTCCGGATCCCGGAGCTCCTTGAGGTCCTCTCTGCCGGGATGACACTGGAGCCGGGCGATATCCTGGCCACCGGCACCCCTTCCGGAGTCGGTCAAGGTTTCAACCCGCCCCGGTGGCTTCAGGTCGGCGATGTGGTCGAGGCCGAGATCGAGGAGATTGGTCTCCTGCGGAATCGGATCATCGCCCCGGCCCGACGCGTGGGGCGCCCCCGGCGGCGTTGA
- a CDS encoding HAD hydrolase-like protein produces MRNGGAVFLDFDHTLFDTDRFFWIDIRAAFIQFGIDGGRWEESYARVWPDGYSLEKHLDYLTRQGQMTVSVKTAIQQVLRASFADLRSYLFADVEPFLSRLQAAKIPCFLLSFGDASWQEYKVHGVGLAHFFEDVFYTPKVQAKVEVVEKVVGRFARIAVVDNDPRELDLIKARHPEIETLWITRVPRDALESVDSETRERFREARAYATLLAEFPHHRCHTLSEVTL; encoded by the coding sequence ATGCGAAACGGAGGGGCCGTCTTCCTCGATTTTGACCATACCCTCTTTGATACTGATCGGTTCTTCTGGATCGATATTCGAGCCGCCTTTATCCAGTTTGGGATCGATGGGGGGCGATGGGAGGAAAGCTACGCTCGGGTGTGGCCTGACGGATACTCGCTCGAGAAACATCTGGATTATTTGACCCGGCAAGGTCAAATGACAGTTTCCGTCAAGACCGCCATCCAACAGGTGCTTCGGGCGAGCTTTGCCGACCTCCGCTCGTACCTCTTTGCCGATGTGGAGCCGTTCTTAAGCCGTCTGCAGGCGGCAAAAATCCCCTGTTTCCTCCTCTCATTTGGGGACGCTTCCTGGCAAGAGTACAAGGTTCACGGGGTAGGGCTTGCTCACTTTTTTGAAGACGTCTTCTACACTCCCAAGGTGCAGGCCAAGGTGGAGGTAGTCGAGAAGGTGGTTGGACGTTTCGCGCGGATCGCCGTGGTCGATAACGATCCCCGGGAGCTCGATCTCATCAAGGCTCGCCACCCCGAGATTGAGACCTTGTGGATCACCCGAGTCCCGCGTGACGCCTTGGAGAGTGTGGATTCAGAGACCAGAGAGCGGTTCCGGGAAGCCCGAGCCTACGCGACCCTCCTCGCTGAGTTCCCACACCACCGCTGCCATACGCTAAGCGAGGTGACCTTGTGA
- the priA gene encoding primosomal protein N', giving the protein MAPSSFPAYAEVAFPLSIDKTLYYAIPPHLREAAAPGKRAIVPLGTRVVSGYLVRLPERVEIQNLKELHDILDPEPLLDQRLLELTRRVAEYYCASWGEVIKAALPPGIDASTRKLVRLTHQGRQAQTQAGHDLSKREEEFLRLLPADAAIPLSRLTRQLGKSTPAILQRLRAKGLLSVETLLAPPRVRTREERSFRLLGSSGDVEAAIASLKARAPRQADFLAHLLQFGGTLPAQEARSITQSPSIILALIHKGLIETVLIPVRRDPFRDIPVTPTDPLPLSPPQQEALRQIETAAATGRYVPFLLFGVTGSGKTEVYLQAIEGVVKHGRQALVLVPEIALTPRAAERFRGRFGDRVALLHSALTPGERLDEWLRIRGGEADIVVGARSAVFAPLSRLGIVVVDEEHDPAYKQEDTPRYHGRDVALLRGDMWSCPVLLGSATPSLESFHRTKVGPYRLLSIPVRIGEGVLPKITVVDLRQEPKVPRQRLILSRFLQDRIRDRLGRQEQVLLLLNRRGFATSLLCRDCGYLMHCPHCSVALIFHRGAGLLRCHHCDHQQRAPDHCSGCGSANLRQLGIGTEQVERELRNLFPQARIARMDRDTTAGRQGHHLLLQRLEHGDLDIVVGTQMIAKGHDYPNVTLVGVLSADIGLNLPDFRAGERTFALLMQMAGRSGRGPLPGEAVIQTYNPDHYCIKAALDQDFLSFIQQELQPRRERNLPPFTRLIHLVISSPKESVAAEGAQQLCTVLRQDPITAEIDGPAPAPLSRLRGRFRWHLFVKGPSDAPPSQKVMTALEDFSTPKGGSIQVEIDVDPVDTL; this is encoded by the coding sequence ATGGCTCCGTCATCTTTCCCCGCCTACGCCGAGGTTGCCTTTCCCTTGTCCATTGACAAGACCCTCTACTACGCGATCCCGCCCCATCTCCGAGAGGCGGCCGCTCCCGGCAAGCGCGCCATCGTTCCGCTGGGCACGCGCGTCGTTTCCGGCTATCTTGTGCGTCTTCCGGAGCGGGTCGAGATTCAGAACCTCAAAGAGCTTCACGACATCCTGGATCCGGAGCCCCTTCTAGATCAACGGCTGTTGGAACTTACCCGCCGGGTAGCGGAGTACTACTGCGCATCCTGGGGAGAGGTCATCAAGGCGGCCTTACCGCCAGGCATCGATGCCTCCACTCGTAAGTTAGTCCGGCTCACCCACCAAGGACGTCAGGCCCAAACCCAAGCAGGCCACGATCTCTCAAAACGGGAGGAGGAATTCCTCCGCCTCCTTCCCGCAGACGCCGCCATCCCCCTCAGCCGGCTCACTCGACAACTCGGGAAGAGCACTCCCGCCATCCTGCAACGACTCCGCGCCAAGGGGCTCCTGTCGGTAGAAACCCTCCTCGCGCCCCCTCGAGTCCGGACCCGTGAGGAGCGATCTTTTCGGCTTCTCGGGTCTTCCGGTGACGTTGAAGCAGCCATTGCCTCTCTGAAGGCTCGCGCTCCCCGCCAGGCAGATTTCCTCGCCCATCTCCTCCAGTTCGGTGGGACTCTCCCGGCTCAGGAGGCCCGGAGCATCACCCAGTCCCCATCGATCATCCTTGCCCTCATCCACAAGGGGCTTATCGAAACCGTCCTCATCCCGGTCCGCCGCGATCCCTTCCGGGACATTCCGGTGACCCCGACTGACCCCCTTCCCCTCTCCCCCCCTCAGCAGGAGGCGCTCCGTCAGATCGAGACAGCGGCCGCCACAGGCCGCTACGTTCCCTTCCTCCTCTTCGGTGTGACTGGCAGTGGTAAGACCGAAGTATACCTCCAAGCGATTGAGGGGGTTGTCAAACACGGAAGGCAAGCCTTAGTCCTGGTCCCAGAGATCGCCCTCACGCCAAGGGCTGCGGAAAGATTCCGGGGCCGCTTCGGGGACCGGGTCGCTTTGTTGCACAGTGCACTGACGCCGGGGGAGCGACTAGACGAGTGGCTTCGCATCCGAGGAGGAGAAGCGGACATCGTGGTCGGAGCCCGATCTGCCGTCTTCGCCCCTCTGTCCCGCCTCGGGATAGTCGTCGTGGATGAAGAGCACGACCCCGCGTATAAACAAGAGGACACGCCCCGATACCATGGCAGGGATGTGGCGCTGCTCCGGGGTGACATGTGGTCCTGTCCGGTTCTCCTGGGCTCGGCCACCCCTTCGCTCGAAAGTTTTCACCGCACGAAAGTCGGCCCGTACCGGTTACTCTCGATTCCCGTGCGGATCGGGGAGGGAGTGCTCCCCAAGATCACGGTGGTAGATCTGCGCCAGGAGCCGAAGGTGCCTCGGCAACGCCTCATTCTCTCTCGATTCCTCCAAGACCGAATCCGTGACCGCCTCGGCCGCCAAGAGCAAGTCCTGCTGCTGTTGAACCGGCGGGGCTTTGCCACCTCCCTCCTCTGTCGCGATTGTGGCTACCTCATGCATTGCCCCCACTGCAGCGTTGCCCTCATCTTTCACCGTGGAGCCGGACTCCTACGGTGCCATCACTGCGATCATCAACAGCGAGCGCCCGATCACTGTTCTGGCTGCGGTAGTGCGAACCTTCGGCAGCTCGGAATCGGCACAGAGCAGGTGGAGCGGGAGCTGCGAAACCTTTTTCCCCAAGCCCGGATCGCACGGATGGACCGGGATACCACGGCCGGCCGTCAGGGGCATCACCTCCTCTTACAGCGGCTGGAACACGGGGATCTGGACATCGTGGTCGGCACGCAGATGATCGCTAAAGGGCACGACTATCCGAACGTCACCCTCGTGGGGGTACTTTCGGCTGATATCGGTCTGAACCTCCCCGACTTCCGAGCGGGAGAGCGAACCTTTGCGCTCCTCATGCAGATGGCGGGCCGATCTGGAAGGGGTCCGCTGCCGGGGGAGGCCGTGATCCAGACATACAACCCCGATCATTACTGCATCAAGGCAGCCTTGGACCAGGATTTCCTCTCGTTTATTCAACAAGAGCTTCAACCGCGCCGAGAGCGAAATCTCCCCCCCTTTACTCGCCTCATCCACCTCGTCATCTCGAGCCCGAAGGAGTCCGTGGCAGCTGAGGGGGCCCAACAGCTTTGCACGGTCCTCCGGCAGGACCCCATCACCGCCGAGATCGATGGCCCTGCCCCCGCCCCCCTCTCACGCCTCCGGGGTCGATTCCGCTGGCACCTTTTCGTCAAGGGACCATCGGACGCTCCCCCCAGTCAGAAGGTGATGACCGCGCTCGAAGACTTCTCAACCCCCAAGGGAGGATCGATCCAGGTGGAGATCGACGTGGATCCCGTGGATACCCTCTGA
- a CDS encoding HEAT repeat domain-containing protein — protein MATDESRDRQADAVLRRELAEILVGIRRATKVFLTYTGNHPARARALDDPHKRIANLLTRQAPLSLRIGRDGFFHGETLVGQDHPVLRGFTHELFLRGIRTIFFLPGIRLEDLQHLTELFVVDSADLSRQGGARAFLQKRGATTVQLEDFDFTFTEKPPDPTPEVLPTKPTEQLEPDPVQPTQPQSVTEAAEEEEAQPDLEGLIIELRKTDRPARYEQLTQELCQWGREALARGEVNPCLRIMTALASELQPSGAKDETVTRYAREGILSLLGETGPQPVIEDFCRGGAVPEDDLVQLLLTLNEEMTGPMLKQLLVEEQTAARRKLTDFLPRMGTPFQRAVISELSAPSWETVRRLLPLLLKLSTPDVQHILLKIVRHSDPRIRREVIRNFGHMDPGVARSPLLAALQDTDTSVRQTAMAALGGIKLKEAVPMLRQIAEERPGIRELEEQKAAIAVLGTIGDPQALPTLIAILRRKQWFSRKAIEELRLAAAHALGELGGADATEALRAVAQSARSDLRQACERALSRAQPSEGETR, from the coding sequence ATGGCCACGGACGAAAGCAGAGATCGTCAAGCGGATGCAGTTCTTCGCCGCGAGCTGGCAGAGATTCTCGTCGGCATTAGAAGGGCTACAAAAGTTTTTCTCACCTACACGGGCAACCACCCAGCCAGGGCCCGGGCGCTCGATGACCCCCACAAAAGGATCGCAAACCTCTTAACCCGGCAGGCTCCCCTCTCCCTCCGCATTGGCCGCGACGGCTTCTTTCATGGCGAAACCCTCGTAGGCCAGGACCATCCCGTCCTCCGTGGCTTCACCCATGAGCTATTCCTCCGAGGCATTCGGACGATCTTTTTCCTCCCTGGGATTCGCCTCGAAGATCTTCAGCATCTTACGGAACTCTTTGTCGTGGATTCGGCGGACCTATCCCGGCAGGGGGGAGCCAGGGCCTTCCTTCAGAAGCGTGGAGCGACCACGGTACAGCTGGAGGACTTCGACTTTACATTCACCGAGAAGCCTCCGGACCCGACACCGGAGGTCCTCCCAACGAAACCGACCGAGCAGCTCGAACCCGATCCGGTTCAACCGACCCAACCCCAAAGCGTTACGGAAGCAGCCGAGGAAGAGGAAGCCCAGCCTGACCTGGAGGGACTCATCATCGAACTCAGAAAGACGGACCGGCCAGCGCGGTACGAGCAACTGACGCAAGAGCTCTGCCAGTGGGGGCGCGAGGCGTTGGCCCGGGGTGAGGTCAATCCTTGCCTCCGGATCATGACTGCCCTTGCCTCGGAACTCCAACCCTCGGGCGCCAAGGATGAGACGGTAACGCGCTATGCCCGTGAAGGCATTCTCTCCCTGTTAGGCGAAACAGGCCCTCAGCCCGTGATTGAGGATTTCTGTCGAGGGGGGGCGGTCCCGGAGGACGATCTGGTCCAGCTCTTGCTTACGTTGAATGAGGAGATGACCGGGCCAATGCTCAAGCAGCTTTTGGTTGAGGAACAGACGGCGGCGCGGCGGAAGCTGACGGATTTCCTGCCCCGAATGGGTACCCCTTTTCAACGGGCCGTGATTTCGGAACTGTCCGCACCGTCCTGGGAAACGGTTCGGCGCCTGCTCCCCCTGCTCCTTAAGCTGTCAACACCTGACGTCCAACACATCCTCCTGAAAATCGTCCGGCACTCGGATCCCCGCATCCGCCGGGAGGTCATCAGGAATTTTGGACACATGGATCCCGGGGTGGCACGCTCGCCTTTGCTCGCCGCATTACAAGACACCGACACCTCTGTGCGACAGACAGCCATGGCGGCTCTCGGGGGGATAAAGTTGAAGGAGGCTGTGCCGATGCTTCGGCAGATTGCCGAAGAGCGACCGGGAATTCGGGAACTGGAAGAGCAGAAGGCGGCCATCGCGGTGCTCGGGACCATCGGGGATCCCCAGGCGCTCCCAACTCTCATCGCGATCCTGCGCCGGAAACAATGGTTCTCCCGCAAAGCGATCGAGGAGCTTCGACTGGCTGCCGCCCACGCCCTCGGTGAGTTGGGCGGGGCGGATGCCACTGAGGCGTTGCGGGCGGTCGCACAATCGGCTCGTTCCGACCTGAGGCAGGCGTGTGAAAGGGCCCTGAGTCGCGCACAGCCCTCCGAAGGGGAAACTCGATGA
- a CDS encoding HD domain-containing protein yields the protein MTVQPFDAEQFLLSLNAAWKNLGLYSPTHPATTTALQKVHEALKRLLGGGERITLGVLHDTLVVERTPFTAKADLAEKLVSRLQRAEIQGVSFLKGCTVEELRHLVEALARDIKGLEIEQDLKKQGGTHILLVGVAEEQPEVRAEEVVPQQEQVVDMQQEEAMTLEQAGVIYSRALQTIRNVFQDVRLGKVPSLSELQQVVEEVVGGILKGKHSLLALTMIKSYDEYLFNHSVNVGTLAMALGESIGLDAAALRELGLGGLLHDLGKIRIPEEVTRKPGKLTDEEWALMKSHPDEGVHLLKEMGVTSEIALHVVREHHMRHDQTGYPTVTPEEKIHPYSMLITLADSYDALTTVRPYQRTFEPNEAITLMKTLSGSTFDPEVLEGFVEMLGIYPPGTAVRLTTREIAVVTRPRPEEIARPWVRIVRDPEGNIADGPEVSLMEWDTEAEDFTRSIVVAVDPVIHGIDVAKVLQGKGVT from the coding sequence ATGACGGTGCAGCCATTCGACGCTGAACAGTTCCTCCTCAGCCTGAACGCCGCCTGGAAGAATCTGGGCCTGTATTCCCCTACCCATCCGGCCACCACGACCGCCCTCCAAAAGGTCCACGAAGCTCTCAAGAGGCTCCTCGGGGGGGGAGAGCGGATCACCCTCGGCGTACTCCATGACACCCTGGTCGTTGAACGAACGCCGTTCACGGCGAAGGCTGACCTTGCCGAGAAACTCGTGAGCCGGCTCCAGCGCGCGGAGATCCAGGGGGTCAGCTTTCTGAAAGGCTGCACAGTGGAGGAACTTCGACACCTCGTCGAGGCACTCGCTCGGGACATTAAAGGGCTTGAAATCGAACAGGACCTCAAAAAACAGGGAGGTACCCATATCCTCCTTGTAGGCGTCGCGGAGGAGCAGCCTGAAGTAAGAGCCGAGGAGGTTGTACCCCAGCAAGAACAAGTCGTGGACATGCAACAAGAAGAGGCGATGACCCTGGAACAGGCAGGGGTCATTTACAGTCGTGCCCTGCAGACCATCCGAAATGTCTTCCAGGATGTCCGCCTGGGGAAAGTTCCCTCCCTGAGCGAGTTGCAACAAGTTGTTGAGGAGGTCGTCGGTGGGATCTTAAAGGGAAAACACTCCCTCCTCGCCCTGACCATGATCAAGAGCTACGACGAGTACCTCTTCAATCATTCGGTAAATGTGGGGACGTTAGCCATGGCCTTGGGAGAGAGTATAGGACTTGACGCGGCGGCCCTGCGGGAACTGGGGCTGGGTGGGCTGCTCCACGACCTTGGAAAAATTCGCATCCCTGAGGAGGTTACCCGCAAACCCGGAAAGCTCACCGATGAGGAGTGGGCACTCATGAAGTCGCACCCGGATGAGGGAGTGCATCTTCTCAAGGAGATGGGGGTCACCTCAGAGATCGCCCTTCACGTGGTCCGGGAACATCACATGCGACACGACCAGACGGGGTATCCTACCGTAACCCCTGAGGAGAAGATCCATCCCTATTCGATGCTGATTACCCTTGCCGATTCGTACGACGCCCTCACCACCGTCCGACCTTACCAGCGGACCTTCGAACCCAACGAGGCCATCACGTTAATGAAGACCCTATCCGGAAGCACCTTCGATCCCGAGGTACTCGAAGGCTTTGTCGAGATGCTCGGCATCTACCCGCCGGGAACGGCAGTGCGTCTGACAACGAGGGAGATCGCGGTGGTCACGCGTCCGAGGCCCGAGGAAATCGCTCGGCCATGGGTGCGGATTGTCCGGGACCCCGAGGGTAACATTGCGGACGGGCCGGAGGTCAGCCTGATGGAGTGGGACACCGAGGCGGAAGACTTCACCCGGTCCATTGTCGTCGCCGTCGATCCAGTCATCCATGGGATCGATGTTGCGAAGGTATTACAAGGAAAGGGTGTTACGTAG
- a CDS encoding HEAT repeat domain-containing protein: MEEALMRIRLALTLALRDQEQSVRTEAAQAMERIEGVSALERLAARAESDDTPEALRAVYAVGNIGGEKAFAILLKALKSPHVDVRAAAVKLLAPTRDPRVVEHFIQTLDDPSPDVKILILEALGDLREPKLSEILTPKLQQSSGPMREALITTLGRQGDIRAIEVLLPFLTDGAPTIRQRVAEALGHLGVRAAEAGERKGISPST; encoded by the coding sequence ATGGAAGAAGCCCTCATGCGCATCCGACTGGCCCTGACCCTTGCCCTTCGGGATCAGGAGCAGAGCGTACGGACCGAAGCAGCTCAAGCGATGGAGCGCATCGAAGGGGTGTCCGCACTGGAGCGTCTGGCGGCGAGGGCCGAGTCCGATGACACGCCTGAAGCCCTTCGGGCGGTGTACGCTGTGGGGAATATCGGCGGGGAAAAGGCCTTCGCGATTCTGCTCAAGGCGTTAAAGTCCCCACACGTAGATGTCCGAGCCGCTGCAGTGAAGCTCCTCGCTCCGACCCGAGACCCTCGGGTCGTGGAACACTTCATTCAGACCTTGGACGATCCGAGTCCCGATGTCAAGATCCTCATCCTGGAGGCCCTGGGCGACCTTCGGGAACCAAAACTTTCGGAGATCCTCACCCCGAAGCTGCAGCAGTCATCCGGTCCAATGCGGGAAGCGCTGATCACCACCCTCGGCCGGCAGGGAGACATCCGCGCTATTGAGGTGCTCCTCCCTTTCTTGACGGATGGCGCGCCGACGATTCGTCAGCGAGTCGCGGAGGCCCTGGGTCACCTGGGGGTCCGGGCAGCAGAGGCGGGAGAGCGTAAGGGGATCAGCCCTTCTACGTAA
- a CDS encoding carbon-nitrogen hydrolase, with protein MEKFTLGIAQVSPALGDLDRNLALHDKILREAARQGVDLLLFPELSLTGYFLKDMVPSIALTPRDPRLNALKEMSREMAIVVGLVEESSDHRFFNAAAYLEDGKIRHLHRKFYLPTYGIFDERRYFAPGETIRAFDTRFGRMALTICEDLWHPAVPYIAALDGAELILCISASPGRGLLPEGTFANAAAWERLNRTYAQLFTCVLCYCNRVGYEDGTCFWGGSEVIGPTGDVLLKAPLLEEQLLHVAVDRREVRRERIANPLLRDERLDLTVRELQRITRELQRILRLRAEGTP; from the coding sequence ATGGAGAAGTTCACCCTCGGGATCGCCCAGGTCTCTCCGGCGCTGGGGGACCTGGACAGAAATCTCGCCCTCCACGACAAGATCCTGCGCGAGGCAGCGAGGCAGGGGGTGGATCTTCTCCTCTTTCCGGAACTCTCCCTCACCGGGTACTTCCTCAAAGACATGGTCCCCTCAATCGCCCTCACTCCCCGGGACCCCCGGCTCAACGCACTCAAGGAGATGAGCCGAGAGATGGCCATCGTCGTCGGGCTCGTGGAAGAGTCCTCCGACCATCGCTTCTTCAACGCCGCAGCGTATTTGGAAGACGGGAAAATTCGTCACCTGCACCGAAAGTTTTACCTCCCCACCTACGGCATCTTTGATGAACGTCGCTATTTCGCCCCAGGGGAGACCATTCGGGCTTTTGATACCCGATTTGGCCGAATGGCCCTTACGATCTGTGAGGACCTGTGGCATCCCGCCGTTCCCTACATCGCTGCTCTGGACGGCGCCGAACTGATCCTCTGTATATCTGCCAGTCCCGGCCGGGGGCTTTTGCCGGAGGGGACGTTCGCCAATGCGGCCGCCTGGGAGCGCCTAAACCGCACCTACGCCCAGCTCTTTACCTGCGTCCTCTGCTACTGTAACCGGGTCGGGTACGAGGACGGCACCTGCTTTTGGGGAGGCTCTGAGGTCATCGGACCGACCGGAGATGTCCTGCTCAAGGCGCCTCTACTCGAGGAACAGCTTCTCCACGTGGCCGTTGACCGCCGGGAGGTCCGACGAGAGCGGATTGCGAATCCCCTGCTGCGGGACGAGCGGTTGGACCTGACGGTGCGGGAGCTGCAGCGAATTACTCGGGAACTGCAGCGAATACTTCGGCTTCGTGCGGAAGGGACCCCATGA